In one window of Chloroflexota bacterium DNA:
- a CDS encoding transposase, translated as MVGAGLPKGLRSIGAASPIPNERFRIEWLNINWLLSMKHVRKVIEDWRRDYIEVRPHSALKDLTPPEYADATTAL; from the coding sequence CTGGTAGGGGCTGGCCTCCCCAAAGGGCTCCGAAGCATCGGAGCGGCCAGCCCCATCCCCAACGAGCGCTTCAGGATTGAGTGGCTGAACATCAACTGGCTCCTGAGCATGAAACATGTCAGGAAAGTTATCGAGGATTGGCGGAGGGACTACATCGAGGTGAGACCCCATAGCGCATTGAAGGACCTCACCCCACCGGAGTATGCTGACGCAACCACGGCACTCTGA
- a CDS encoding TIGR00725 family protein, with amino-acid sequence MIIAVIGGGDGCTAETYKLAHEVGAEIARRGHTVICGGMNGVMEAACKGAKSAGGTTIGILPGYDASSANRYVDYPIVTGMGYARNVIVVRSASVVIAVDGEFGTLSEIAHALGFRQKVVGLKTWALTRPDGKPDASLIIASDAAEAVEKAIAAVKHPEKRRKSRDKD; translated from the coding sequence GTGATTATCGCTGTCATCGGCGGGGGCGATGGATGCACCGCCGAAACGTATAAGCTGGCGCACGAGGTTGGAGCGGAGATCGCCCGTCGCGGCCATACCGTCATCTGCGGCGGGATGAACGGCGTCATGGAGGCGGCGTGCAAGGGCGCCAAATCCGCGGGCGGGACCACCATCGGCATCCTGCCCGGGTACGACGCCTCCTCCGCCAACCGCTACGTGGACTACCCTATCGTTACCGGGATGGGCTACGCGCGGAACGTCATCGTCGTGCGCAGCGCGTCCGTCGTCATCGCGGTGGACGGCGAGTTCGGGACGCTTTCGGAGATCGCCCACGCCCTGGGCTTCCGGCAAAAGGTCGTCGGCCTGAAGACGTGGGCCCTCACCCGGCCGGACGGCAAGCCCGATGCATCGCTCATCATCGCCTCGGACGCGGCGGAGGCCGTGGAGAAGGCGATCGCCGCAGTCAAACATCCCGAGAAAAGGCGGAAGAGCCGTGACAAAGATTAA
- a CDS encoding phosphopyruvate hydratase, which yields MTKIKQLRAREVLDSRGNPTVEVEALLDDGSLGRAAVPSGASTGTHEALELRDKDTKRYGGLGVLKAVANVNGEIAKSLKGRSPFDQEALDRRMIALDGTPNKGRLGANALLGVSLAIAHAAAASKGVGLYRYLAGAQKPRLPVPMFNVLNGGKHADDSADFQEFMIMPVGGKSFAEGLRMAAETYQALKKVLKSRKLSTNTGDEGGFAPSLSSNKAALDLLLEAIERAGYKPGRDIALALDAASSEIYSNGRYTLAKEGITLDSKGMVAFLAKWCGAYPIVSIEDGLHEDDWAGWKSLTATLGKGVQLVGDDLYVTNISRLGRGIKERSSNSILIKLNQIGTLTETQDAIAMARKAGFTAVISHRSGETEDTTIADLAVASATGQIKTGAPARSERVAKYNRLLRIEEALGAKAVYAGREAFTPIPVKLT from the coding sequence GTGACAAAGATTAAGCAGCTTCGCGCGAGAGAGGTCCTCGATTCGAGGGGCAACCCGACGGTGGAGGTGGAGGCGCTGCTGGACGACGGCTCCCTGGGCCGCGCCGCCGTCCCTTCGGGCGCGAGCACCGGGACCCACGAGGCGCTGGAGCTGCGCGACAAAGATACGAAGCGATACGGCGGCCTGGGCGTGCTGAAGGCCGTGGCCAATGTGAACGGCGAGATCGCCAAGAGCCTGAAGGGGCGATCGCCCTTCGATCAAGAGGCGCTGGACCGCCGGATGATCGCGCTGGACGGCACGCCGAACAAGGGCCGCCTGGGGGCGAACGCGCTGCTCGGCGTCTCCCTGGCCATCGCCCACGCGGCGGCGGCGAGCAAGGGCGTGGGGCTCTATCGCTACCTGGCTGGCGCGCAGAAGCCGCGCCTTCCCGTGCCGATGTTCAACGTCCTCAACGGCGGCAAGCATGCCGACGACTCCGCCGATTTCCAGGAGTTCATGATCATGCCGGTGGGCGGCAAGAGCTTCGCCGAGGGGCTGCGCATGGCTGCGGAGACCTACCAGGCGCTCAAGAAGGTGCTGAAGAGCCGCAAGCTGAGCACCAACACCGGCGATGAGGGAGGATTCGCGCCCTCCCTCAGCTCCAACAAGGCGGCGCTGGACCTCTTGCTGGAGGCCATCGAAAGGGCGGGCTACAAGCCGGGGCGCGATATCGCGCTGGCCCTGGACGCGGCATCAAGCGAGATCTACAGCAACGGCAGATACACCCTGGCGAAGGAGGGCATCACCCTGGATTCCAAGGGCATGGTGGCCTTCCTTGCGAAGTGGTGCGGCGCTTACCCCATCGTCAGCATCGAAGACGGCCTGCACGAAGACGATTGGGCCGGCTGGAAGTCGCTGACGGCGACGCTAGGCAAGGGCGTCCAGCTTGTGGGCGACGATCTCTATGTGACGAACATCTCGCGCCTGGGGCGGGGCATCAAAGAGAGGAGCAGCAACTCCATCCTCATCAAGCTGAACCAGATCGGCACGCTGACGGAGACGCAGGACGCCATCGCCATGGCGCGGAAGGCGGGCTTCACGGCGGTCATCAGCCACCGCTCAGGGGAGACGGAGGATACGACGATCGCCGACCTGGCGGTGGCGAGCGCGACGGGGCAGATCAAGACGGGCGCGCCGGCGCGGAGCGAGCGGGTGGCGAAGTACAACCGCCTCCTGCGCATCGAAGAGGCCCTTGGGGCCAAGGCCGTCTACGCCGGGCGCGAGGCCTTTACGCCGATCCCCGTGAAGCTGACGTGA
- a CDS encoding ABC transporter permease, which yields MQRYIVRRLLQFIPVLFLVSVGIFLIMRVVPGDVALMILVGPDGTGTVDPKQLEALRTKLGLNDPLYMQYFHWVGGVFVGDWGQSLRSQTPVWEEITNRFPLTFEMCTLTVIISVSIALPLGILMAMRQNSPIDYVARFVSIGGLAMPTFWVGALMLLTMVVFFNWIPPLGYTELWENPWNNIQQIIWACLALGYALSAVVARMTRSTLLEVLRQDYIRTAWAKGLRERTIMVRHALKNAILPVITIVGLQYASLMGGTVIMERIWNLPGLGTAVIDSINFRDYPMVQGLVLLFALIILFVNLVIDLMYAWLDPRIRYN from the coding sequence ATGCAGCGATATATAGTCCGACGGCTCCTCCAGTTCATCCCGGTGCTCTTCCTCGTCTCCGTCGGCATCTTCCTTATCATGCGCGTGGTGCCGGGAGACGTGGCCCTCATGATCCTCGTCGGCCCGGACGGCACGGGCACGGTGGACCCCAAACAGCTGGAGGCATTGCGGACAAAGCTCGGGTTGAACGACCCGCTCTACATGCAGTATTTCCACTGGGTGGGCGGCGTCTTCGTTGGCGATTGGGGCCAGTCTCTCCGCTCCCAGACACCGGTGTGGGAGGAGATCACCAACCGCTTCCCGCTGACCTTTGAGATGTGCACGCTGACGGTCATCATCTCCGTCTCCATCGCGCTTCCCCTCGGCATCCTGATGGCGATGCGCCAGAACTCGCCGATTGACTACGTGGCGCGGTTCGTGAGCATCGGCGGCCTGGCGATGCCGACGTTCTGGGTGGGCGCGCTGATGCTGCTCACGATGGTGGTCTTCTTCAACTGGATCCCGCCGTTGGGCTACACCGAGTTGTGGGAGAACCCGTGGAACAACATCCAGCAGATCATCTGGGCCTGTCTCGCCTTGGGATATGCCTTGTCCGCCGTTGTGGCCCGCATGACACGCTCGACGCTGCTGGAGGTCTTGCGGCAAGACTACATCCGCACGGCATGGGCCAAGGGCCTGCGCGAGCGGACCATCATGGTGCGCCACGCCCTCAAGAACGCCATCCTGCCGGTCATCACCATCGTGGGCCTGCAATACGCCTCGCTCATGGGCGGCACCGTCATCATGGAGCGCATCTGGAATCTGCCCGGTCTGGGAACGGCGGTCATAGACTCCATCAACTTCCGCGACTACCCGATGGTGCAGGGGTTAGTCCTGCTGTTCGCCCTCATCATCCTCTTCGTGAACCTTGTCATTGACCTGATGTACGCCTGGCTCGATCCGCGCATCCGCTACAACTAG
- a CDS encoding ABC transporter permease: MAAQTKRVMRDETNPIIGVLTSIRQGSWKFAKRQPIGAIGFVILLIAVIVAILGPWIRPQDPLEIHARALFHKPEWIKGFYLGTDHLGRDNLSRIIIGLKPSLRIAMFGVASGSLIGYFMGIIGGYYGGWIDAVFQRMVEAKLAFPTLVLALALVSVLGTSAWHPNAWILFGIIIGMGAIVVALAFMNEREAGAAMSTLVSMSLIVGIILILLVGLMDDKPFTRSPVFTLEKVAIPIMLIGIPGTSRVVRAVTLANRNAEYVQAARAIGATDFRIMIRHIAPQTFAPVMILITSGLGSAIIIESSLSFLGLGIPPPHPSLGGMLSGQTLTNVEKAPWNAVFPGLVLTMIVFSFNLLGDSLRDHFDPRLRK, from the coding sequence ATGGCCGCACAAACAAAACGGGTCATGCGCGATGAGACGAATCCCATCATCGGTGTGCTGACGAGCATCCGCCAGGGCTCCTGGAAGTTCGCCAAGCGGCAGCCCATCGGCGCCATCGGTTTCGTCATCCTGCTCATCGCCGTCATCGTCGCGATCCTCGGCCCCTGGATCAGGCCCCAAGACCCGCTGGAGATCCACGCCCGGGCGCTCTTCCACAAGCCGGAATGGATCAAGGGCTTCTACCTGGGGACGGACCACCTGGGGCGGGATAACCTGAGCCGCATCATCATCGGCCTCAAGCCCTCTCTCCGCATCGCGATGTTCGGCGTCGCCTCGGGCTCCTTGATCGGCTACTTCATGGGCATCATCGGCGGCTATTACGGCGGCTGGATTGATGCCGTGTTCCAGCGCATGGTTGAAGCGAAGCTCGCATTTCCCACCCTGGTGCTGGCCCTCGCCCTCGTCTCGGTCCTCGGGACATCGGCCTGGCATCCCAATGCCTGGATCCTCTTCGGCATCATCATCGGCATGGGCGCCATCGTCGTGGCGCTGGCCTTCATGAACGAACGAGAAGCCGGCGCGGCGATGAGCACGCTCGTCAGCATGAGCCTCATCGTCGGCATCATCCTCATCCTGCTCGTCGGCCTCATGGATGACAAGCCGTTCACCCGCTCCCCCGTCTTCACCCTGGAGAAGGTGGCGATCCCCATCATGCTCATCGGTATCCCGGGCACCTCGCGCGTGGTGCGCGCGGTGACGCTTGCCAACCGCAATGCGGAGTACGTCCAGGCGGCGCGGGCCATCGGCGCCACGGATTTCCGGATCATGATCAGGCACATCGCGCCGCAGACCTTCGCCCCTGTGATGATCCTCATCACCTCCGGCCTCGGCTCCGCCATCATCATCGAATCGTCTCTCAGCTTCCTGGGCCTGGGCATCCCGCCGCCCCACCCGTCCCTGGGCGGCATGCTTTCCGGCCAGACGCTGACGAACGTGGAGAAGGCGCCGTGGAACGCGGTCTTCCCAGGTCTGGTGCTGACGATGATCGTCTTCAGCTTCAACCTCCTGGGCGACTCTCTGCGCGACCACTTCGACCCGCGCCTGCGCAAGTAG
- a CDS encoding phosphotriesterase-related protein — MPTTRVNTVLGPISSEDLGATLTHEHLIASAMGVEYDSTAHFDYENELLQAIGEMKRLKAAGITTIIDPIPMEIGRNVNFMADVAEKSGINIICSTGIYHETGSFAGYPTYFRIRTADELAEIYTKEITQGIGARKIKAGVIKCATSSGKVTDNEKKALQAAARASKATGAPITTHTTEGTMGPEQLEIFESEGVNPQHVIIGHCSDNPNIAYHLKMLKRKAFLGFDRIGFEMHSTDEEKLGTLAGLVALGYANQIVLSHDNVGCMHGPVSRAPRSPEYLKKRRYTYIIEDFIPSMKKAGVSEQAIKTMLVDNPRHYFESN; from the coding sequence ATGCCGACAACGCGCGTCAATACGGTCCTGGGGCCCATCTCCTCGGAAGACCTGGGCGCAACCCTCACTCACGAGCACCTGATCGCCTCCGCCATGGGCGTGGAGTACGACAGCACGGCCCACTTCGATTACGAGAACGAGCTGCTACAGGCCATCGGCGAGATGAAGCGCCTGAAGGCCGCGGGCATCACGACGATCATTGACCCGATCCCGATGGAGATCGGGCGCAACGTGAACTTCATGGCGGACGTGGCCGAAAAATCAGGCATCAACATCATCTGCTCCACCGGCATCTACCACGAGACCGGCTCCTTCGCCGGGTATCCCACATACTTCCGCATCCGCACGGCGGATGAGCTGGCGGAGATCTACACCAAGGAGATCACGCAGGGGATCGGTGCCCGGAAGATCAAGGCGGGCGTGATCAAGTGCGCGACGAGCAGCGGCAAGGTGACGGATAACGAGAAGAAGGCGCTCCAGGCGGCGGCGCGGGCCTCCAAGGCCACGGGGGCGCCCATCACGACGCACACTACTGAAGGCACGATGGGCCCGGAGCAGCTGGAGATCTTCGAGTCCGAGGGCGTGAACCCACAGCACGTCATCATCGGGCATTGCAGCGACAACCCGAATATCGCCTACCACCTGAAGATGCTGAAGCGGAAGGCCTTCCTGGGGTTCGACCGCATCGGCTTCGAGATGCACTCGACGGACGAGGAGAAGCTCGGAACGCTGGCCGGCCTGGTGGCCCTGGGCTATGCGAACCAGATCGTCCTCTCCCACGATAACGTGGGCTGCATGCACGGCCCGGTCTCGCGGGCGCCCAGGAGCCCGGAGTATCTGAAGAAGCGCCGCTACACGTACATCATCGAGGACTTCATCCCTTCCATGAAGAAGGCGGGGGTCAGCGAGCAGGCCATCAAGACGATGCTGGTAGACAACCCGAGGCACTATTTCGAAAGCAACTAG
- a CDS encoding SDR family NAD(P)-dependent oxidoreductase: MAGRLDGRVAVVTGAGRGIGRSIAHKLSEMGAAVVVNDLGTSTQGSGSDKSPADQVVSEIKAKGGKAVANYDSVSDFEASRRIIETAVKSFGKIDILVNNAGTTAGAPIYDLSPETFASVVGVHVFGTFNCTRHACTHMKNQKWGRIVNMVSRAGLIGSTGSAPYGAGKGGIFGFTNVVSRDLAPFGITVNGVNPAAANTRMVTESMSRAKATGGDTSQTERMLRVVQDPENVAICVAALCTEEAANINGQYFFVQGGHVGLFQPLQVTKHVYKDGMWTPGELAKAMGTMEIPPLGTLY; this comes from the coding sequence ATGGCGGGACGTTTAGACGGGCGCGTGGCAGTAGTGACGGGTGCAGGCAGGGGCATCGGCAGGTCCATCGCGCACAAGCTCTCTGAGATGGGCGCGGCGGTGGTGGTGAACGACCTGGGCACGTCCACCCAGGGAAGCGGGAGCGACAAATCGCCCGCGGACCAGGTGGTCTCGGAGATCAAGGCGAAGGGCGGCAAGGCGGTCGCGAACTACGATAGCGTCTCGGACTTCGAAGCCTCGCGGCGCATCATCGAGACGGCGGTGAAGAGCTTCGGAAAGATTGACATCCTGGTGAACAACGCAGGGACGACGGCAGGCGCACCGATCTACGATCTCTCCCCGGAGACCTTCGCATCGGTCGTCGGCGTGCACGTCTTCGGGACGTTCAACTGCACGCGGCACGCGTGCACTCACATGAAGAACCAGAAGTGGGGACGCATCGTGAACATGGTCTCCCGGGCGGGGCTCATCGGGAGCACGGGCAGCGCGCCGTACGGCGCGGGCAAGGGAGGCATCTTCGGCTTCACAAACGTGGTGAGCCGGGACCTGGCGCCCTTCGGCATCACGGTGAACGGCGTGAACCCGGCGGCGGCGAACACGCGGATGGTGACGGAGAGCATGAGCCGGGCGAAGGCCACCGGGGGAGACACATCGCAGACGGAGCGGATGCTGCGCGTGGTGCAGGACCCGGAGAACGTGGCGATCTGCGTGGCGGCCCTCTGCACGGAAGAGGCGGCGAACATCAACGGGCAGTACTTCTTCGTGCAGGGCGGGCACGTGGGGCTCTTCCAGCCGCTCCAGGTGACGAAGCATGTCTACAAAGACGGGATGTGGACACCCGGCGAGCTGGCGAAGGCGATGGGGACGATGGAGATCCCGCCGCTGGGGACGCTCTACTAA
- a CDS encoding trehalose-6-phosphate synthase yields MSQTGRIVVASNRVPTISVPKTEDERRAQSVGGLVSAVQAAMEKRGGLWFGWSGSSTGTPAAKPKLTQTGSIQLATIDLTPEALNLFYAVFANRTLWPLLHSFPERVVIRHDAFRAYQRVNRRYAEALYPLLEEGDLIWAQDYHLIPLGAELRKLGWKGKLGFFLHTPFPPAEIFTILPWAKQLLEELLEYDLVGVHIHRYAQDLLDSMVAELGGKISGDVFTSGKSSVRVGVYPIGTDAEAFTKWGEEAEVELARAGKKTGEKHKLILAVDRLDYTKGIPERLLTFEHLLEHRPSLRGEVTMMHISAPSRTRVPEYAKEREMVDQLVGRINGRFSEKGWTPISYHYRSFNQRELALHYREADVCLVTPLRDGMNLVAKEFVASQGAEHPGVLVLSRFCGAAETMKEAIIVNPHDIEGTAGAIHQALTMTTKERRERWQALYKDVSTNTAIAWSEGFLRDLAKR; encoded by the coding sequence ATGAGCCAGACGGGCCGGATCGTGGTCGCGTCTAACCGGGTGCCGACGATCAGCGTGCCGAAGACCGAGGACGAGCGCCGGGCGCAGAGCGTGGGCGGGCTGGTGAGCGCGGTGCAGGCGGCGATGGAGAAGCGGGGAGGCCTGTGGTTCGGGTGGAGCGGCTCCAGCACCGGGACGCCTGCGGCAAAGCCGAAGCTGACGCAGACCGGCAGTATCCAACTGGCGACGATTGACCTGACGCCTGAGGCGCTGAACCTTTTCTACGCCGTCTTCGCGAACAGAACGCTGTGGCCGCTGTTGCACAGTTTCCCCGAGCGGGTAGTGATCCGCCATGACGCCTTCCGCGCCTACCAGCGGGTGAACCGCCGCTACGCGGAGGCGCTTTATCCCCTGCTGGAAGAGGGCGACCTAATCTGGGCGCAAGACTATCACCTCATCCCCCTGGGCGCGGAGCTCCGCAAGCTGGGATGGAAGGGGAAGCTGGGCTTCTTCCTGCACACGCCCTTTCCGCCCGCGGAAATCTTCACGATCCTCCCCTGGGCGAAGCAGCTTCTGGAAGAGTTGTTGGAGTACGACCTGGTGGGCGTGCACATCCACCGCTACGCGCAGGACCTCCTGGACTCGATGGTGGCGGAGCTGGGCGGCAAGATTTCCGGAGACGTCTTCACCAGCGGGAAGAGCAGCGTGCGCGTGGGGGTCTATCCCATCGGGACGGACGCGGAGGCCTTCACGAAGTGGGGCGAAGAGGCGGAGGTGGAGCTGGCGAGGGCGGGAAAGAAGACGGGGGAGAAGCACAAGCTCATCCTGGCTGTGGACCGCCTGGACTACACGAAGGGCATCCCGGAGCGGCTGTTGACCTTCGAGCACCTGCTGGAGCACAGGCCCTCGCTACGAGGCGAGGTGACGATGATGCACATCTCGGCGCCATCGCGGACGCGGGTGCCGGAGTACGCGAAGGAGCGGGAGATGGTGGACCAGCTGGTGGGGCGCATCAACGGGCGTTTCTCCGAGAAGGGGTGGACGCCGATCTCCTACCACTACCGTTCGTTCAACCAACGGGAACTGGCGCTGCATTACCGGGAGGCGGACGTCTGCCTGGTGACGCCGCTGCGCGATGGCATGAACCTGGTGGCGAAGGAGTTCGTCGCCTCCCAGGGAGCGGAACACCCGGGGGTGCTGGTCCTTTCGCGGTTCTGCGGCGCGGCGGAGACGATGAAGGAGGCGATCATCGTGAACCCGCACGATATCGAAGGGACGGCGGGGGCGATCCACCAGGCGCTGACGATGACGACGAAGGAGCGCCGCGAGCGGTGGCAGGCGCTCTATAAAGATGTGAGCACGAACACGGCGATCGCCTGGAGCGAGGGGTTCCTTCGGGACCTGGCGAAGCGGTAG
- the carB gene encoding carbamoyl-phosphate synthase large subunit, producing the protein MATEKPKKVLVIGSGPIVIGQAAEFDYAGAQACKALREEGVISVLVNSNPATIMTDEGIADVVYIEPLTVPVLERIIKEERPDGLLPNLGGQTGLNLAVDLAEAGVLKRYDVRLLGTPLESIQKAEDRQLFKDMLVSIGEPVIDSETVTTMEQAHIAGNRIGLPLVIRPAFTLGGTGGGIAHTWEEYEVLCDSGMTASPIHQVLVEKSLEGWKELEYEVIRDGADNCIIVCNMENLDPMGVHTGDSIVVAPSQTLTDHEYQMLRSASIRIIRALGIEGGCNVQFGLSPHPATGVPRPENGRAYVVIEVNPRVSRSSALASKATGYPIARVSAKIAIGKRLDEIPNAVTKKTFAAFEPALDYCVVKIPRWPFDKFAYGDRRTGTQMKATGEVMAIGRTFEAAMQKAVRSLEFGKKSILWEDPAWLKDGKLDLRSLPLYPNDLRLWALLASLRRGLPVGELSRLTAIDSWFLQKLANIVAFERRLLSEPLTPELLRDAKRKGFSDEVIGTLADRLPEQIRSLRKEWAIVPIFKMVDACAAEFDAVTPYFYGTYEQENEAVARPGAKAIVIGSGPIRIGQGIEFDYCSVHAAWALHDAGVQSIMINSNPETVSTDFDSSDRLYFEALDEERVRDIIENEASGADPKDTPPTCVQFGGQTAINLAMPLARAGLPTLGSGAEPLDIASNRKRFEDFLSRLGIPAPPGAGVTTMHEAIAVADRIGYPVVVRPSYVLGGRAMEIVHNRQELTKYMGMAEEVSGGHPILIDKYLQGKEVEVDAVSDGEHVLIPGIMEHIERAGVHSGDAMYVYPGITLTDAEVNTMVDYTHRIGKELGFKGILNVQFIIMPGKPGESSQVYVIEVNPRSSRTVPFISKVTSIPMVKVATNVMLGKSIAGQGYKPGLQRKMPLVAIKAPVFSMQKLSGVDTYLGPEMKSTGEVMGIDKTFEAALVKAIMAAGLMLPAEGGILLSLADRDKKEAMPMVRTLISLGYKLYATEGTAAAIEAAGLKATLITKKLGEGHPNVVDVIHNGTVRAVINTISSGAAPMRDGFHIRRAAVERRVPCFTSLDTAEAALKAVVSGAKGYSVRPLPAYRSAK; encoded by the coding sequence GTGGCTACCGAGAAACCGAAGAAAGTCCTCGTCATCGGCTCCGGCCCCATCGTCATCGGCCAGGCCGCCGAGTTCGATTACGCCGGGGCCCAGGCCTGTAAAGCCCTTCGCGAAGAGGGCGTCATCTCCGTCCTCGTCAACTCCAACCCGGCCACCATCATGACCGATGAAGGCATCGCCGACGTCGTCTACATCGAGCCCCTGACCGTCCCCGTCCTCGAGCGGATCATCAAGGAGGAGCGGCCCGATGGCCTGCTCCCTAACCTCGGCGGTCAGACCGGCCTGAACCTCGCCGTTGACCTCGCCGAGGCGGGCGTCCTGAAGAGATATGATGTGCGGCTCCTCGGCACGCCCCTGGAGAGTATCCAGAAGGCGGAGGACCGTCAGCTCTTCAAGGATATGCTTGTCTCCATCGGCGAGCCCGTCATTGACAGCGAAACGGTGACGACCATGGAGCAGGCGCACATCGCGGGCAACCGCATCGGCCTGCCCCTGGTCATCCGTCCCGCCTTCACCCTGGGCGGCACCGGCGGCGGCATCGCCCACACCTGGGAAGAGTACGAGGTCCTCTGCGATAGCGGCATGACCGCCAGCCCCATCCATCAGGTCCTGGTGGAAAAGAGCCTGGAGGGTTGGAAAGAGCTGGAGTACGAAGTCATCCGCGATGGGGCTGATAACTGCATCATCGTCTGCAATATGGAAAACCTCGACCCCATGGGCGTCCATACCGGCGATAGCATCGTCGTCGCCCCCAGCCAGACCCTCACCGATCACGAGTACCAGATGTTGCGCTCCGCCAGCATCCGCATCATCCGCGCCCTGGGCATCGAGGGCGGCTGCAACGTCCAGTTCGGCCTTTCGCCGCACCCGGCGACGGGCGTCCCGCGCCCGGAGAACGGACGCGCCTATGTCGTCATCGAAGTGAACCCTCGCGTCAGCCGCTCATCGGCCCTCGCCAGCAAGGCCACCGGCTACCCCATCGCTCGCGTCTCCGCCAAGATCGCCATCGGCAAGCGCCTCGATGAGATCCCCAACGCCGTCACCAAGAAAACCTTTGCCGCCTTCGAGCCGGCCTTGGACTACTGCGTCGTCAAGATCCCCCGCTGGCCCTTCGATAAGTTCGCTTACGGCGATCGCCGCACCGGCACCCAGATGAAGGCCACCGGCGAAGTCATGGCCATCGGCCGCACCTTCGAAGCCGCCATGCAGAAGGCCGTTCGCTCCCTGGAGTTCGGCAAGAAGTCCATCCTCTGGGAAGACCCAGCCTGGCTCAAGGACGGCAAGCTCGACCTGAGGTCCCTGCCGCTCTACCCGAACGACCTCCGCCTCTGGGCCCTCCTCGCCTCTCTGCGCCGTGGCCTTCCCGTCGGCGAGCTCTCTAGGCTCACCGCCATTGATTCCTGGTTCCTCCAAAAGCTCGCCAACATCGTCGCCTTCGAGCGCCGCCTCCTCTCCGAGCCCCTCACCCCTGAGCTCCTGCGGGATGCCAAGCGCAAGGGCTTTTCCGATGAAGTCATCGGCACCCTGGCCGACCGTCTGCCGGAGCAGATACGCTCCCTGCGCAAAGAGTGGGCCATCGTCCCCATTTTCAAGATGGTGGACGCCTGCGCCGCTGAGTTCGATGCCGTGACTCCCTACTTCTACGGCACCTACGAGCAGGAGAACGAAGCCGTCGCGAGGCCTGGCGCCAAGGCCATCGTCATCGGCAGCGGCCCCATCCGCATCGGCCAGGGCATCGAGTTCGACTATTGCAGCGTCCATGCAGCCTGGGCCCTCCACGATGCCGGCGTCCAGAGCATCATGATCAACTCCAACCCGGAGACCGTCTCCACCGACTTCGATAGCAGCGACCGCCTCTACTTCGAAGCCCTGGATGAAGAGCGCGTCCGCGACATCATCGAGAATGAGGCCTCCGGCGCCGACCCGAAAGACACCCCGCCCACCTGCGTCCAGTTCGGCGGCCAGACCGCCATCAACCTCGCCATGCCCCTGGCCCGCGCGGGCCTTCCCACCCTCGGCTCGGGCGCGGAGCCCTTGGACATCGCCTCCAACCGCAAGCGCTTCGAAGACTTCCTCAGCCGCCTCGGCATCCCGGCTCCTCCCGGCGCAGGCGTCACCACGATGCACGAGGCCATCGCCGTCGCCGATCGCATCGGCTACCCCGTCGTCGTGCGCCCCAGCTACGTTCTCGGCGGCCGCGCCATGGAGATCGTCCACAACCGGCAGGAGCTGACCAAGTACATGGGCATGGCCGAAGAGGTCAGCGGCGGCCACCCCATCCTCATAGACAAGTACCTCCAGGGGAAGGAGGTGGAAGTTGACGCCGTCAGCGATGGCGAGCACGTCCTCATCCCCGGCATCATGGAGCACATCGAGCGCGCGGGCGTCCACAGCGGCGATGCCATGTACGTCTACCCCGGCATCACCCTCACGGATGCCGAAGTGAATACCATGGTGGACTACACCCACCGCATCGGGAAGGAGCTCGGCTTCAAGGGTATCCTCAACGTCCAGTTCATCATCATGCCCGGCAAGCCCGGCGAATCCTCCCAGGTCTACGTCATCGAAGTGAACCCGCGCTCAAGCCGCACCGTTCCCTTCATCTCCAAAGTCACCAGCATCCCCATGGTGAAAGTCGCCACCAACGTCATGCTGGGCAAGAGCATCGCAGGGCAGGGCTACAAGCCCGGCCTGCAGAGAAAGATGCCCCTCGTCGCCATCAAGGCCCCCGTCTTCTCCATGCAGAAGCTCTCCGGCGTGGACACCTACCTGGGCCCGGAGATGAAGTCCACTGGCGAAGTCATGGGCATAGATAAGACCTTCGAAGCGGCGCTCGTGAAGGCCATCATGGCCGCGGGCCTCATGCTCCCCGCCGAAGGTGGCATCCTCCTCAGCCTCGCCGACCGCGATAAGAAAGAGGCGATGCCCATGGTGCGCACCCTTATCTCCCTGGGCTACAAGCTCTACGCCACGGAAGGCACGGCGGCGGCCATCGAAGCGGCGGGCCTGAAGGCCACCCTCATCACCAAGAAGCTCGGCGAAGGCCACCCCAACGTGGTGGACGTTATCCACAACGGCACGGTGCGCGCCGTCATCAACACCATCTCCAGCGGCGCCGCCCCCATGCGCGATGGCTTCCACATCAGGCGCGCGGCGGTGGAACGGCGCGTCCCCTGCTTCACATCCCTGGACACGGCGGAGGCCGCTCTCAAGGCTGTTGTCAGCGGCGCCAAGGGCTACAGCGTCAGGCCGCTCCCCGCCTACCGCTCCGCCAAGTAA